One part of the Chryseobacterium sp. 7 genome encodes these proteins:
- a CDS encoding response regulator transcription factor produces the protein MIKVAITDDHPLLLEGLKNILGNSSTIDVVDCFKNVSEMNAGLAKQTIDILLLDINLADTNGIELIKPLKKKYSNLQIIILSVHNELPVINSSLAEGACGYIQKNASVSEILEGITSVYEGTQFLCSQTKSVLEKKSTDGLNHVPKLTRREKEILGEAAKGLTTNQMAEKLFISPHTVESHRKNLIEKFQTSNLSSAIKLAIEYGLIIE, from the coding sequence ATGATAAAAGTAGCCATAACAGATGATCATCCACTTCTCTTAGAAGGATTGAAGAATATTTTAGGAAACAGCAGTACCATAGATGTGGTAGATTGTTTCAAAAATGTTTCAGAAATGAATGCAGGTCTTGCAAAACAAACCATTGATATTTTATTGCTGGACATCAATCTGGCAGATACCAACGGCATTGAACTCATAAAACCTTTAAAGAAAAAGTATAGCAATCTTCAGATTATTATTCTCAGTGTTCACAATGAACTGCCTGTCATTAATAGTTCTTTGGCTGAAGGTGCCTGTGGATACATTCAGAAGAATGCTTCAGTTTCTGAAATTCTGGAAGGGATTACCAGCGTGTATGAAGGGACTCAATTTTTATGTTCGCAAACTAAGTCTGTTTTGGAGAAAAAATCAACTGATGGGTTAAATCATGTACCCAAACTGACCCGAAGAGAAAAGGAAATTCTTGGGGAAGCTGCGAAAGGACTTACCACCAATCAAATGGCAGAAAAACTGTTTATCAGTCCGCATACCGTAGAAAGCCACAGAAAGAACCTTATTGAGAAATTCCAGACATCCAATCTTAGCTCAGCCATCAAATTAGCAATAGAATACGGCTTGATTATCGAATAA